The following coding sequences are from one Deinococcus apachensis DSM 19763 window:
- a CDS encoding Glu/Leu/Phe/Val dehydrogenase family protein: MQIFEEIQSRGHEALTLLHHAPSGLKAALAVHSTVLGPAIAGVRLRPLDEENAIRGALALSESLTLKAALAGLNYGGGACVLLMPEAGVEDPHAREALFRALGRKVRALESQVVLTEDIGVTGSDIAFVAQETPATLGVNTDTSSVTGYGVYRGMKAAARYALGSESMRGVRVAILGLGAVGRSLAGHLHREGARLTVADARPERAQELADDLDGITVVGANELLDVPCDILSPCGYGHSVRSTDVPRLQCRLIAGGEHHPLSRRGEAAVKEAGIMYMPDFAINAAGLIAAATSLTPEQAAERVYSTVSRVASVAEQYGKAPHVVARRMAERRIDLIGSLGRGA, encoded by the coding sequence ATGCAGATATTCGAGGAGATCCAGTCACGCGGGCACGAGGCCCTGACGTTACTCCACCACGCCCCCAGCGGCCTGAAGGCCGCGCTCGCGGTCCATTCGACAGTGCTGGGTCCGGCCATCGCGGGGGTCCGGCTGCGCCCGCTGGACGAGGAAAACGCCATCCGGGGCGCCCTGGCCCTCAGCGAGAGCCTGACCCTCAAGGCCGCGCTGGCAGGTCTGAACTACGGGGGCGGCGCCTGCGTCCTGCTGATGCCGGAGGCGGGGGTGGAGGACCCCCACGCCCGCGAGGCCCTGTTCCGGGCACTGGGCCGCAAGGTGCGGGCGCTGGAGTCCCAGGTCGTGCTGACCGAGGACATCGGCGTGACGGGCTCGGACATCGCCTTCGTGGCGCAGGAGACGCCCGCCACGCTGGGCGTGAACACCGATACGAGCAGCGTGACGGGCTACGGCGTGTACCGGGGCATGAAGGCCGCCGCCCGTTACGCGCTGGGGAGCGAGAGCATGCGGGGTGTGCGGGTGGCGATCCTGGGCCTGGGCGCGGTGGGCCGCAGCCTGGCCGGGCACCTGCACCGCGAGGGGGCGCGCCTGACGGTGGCCGACGCCCGGCCCGAGCGGGCGCAGGAACTCGCCGACGATCTCGACGGGATCACGGTCGTGGGGGCGAACGAGTTGCTGGACGTGCCCTGCGACATCCTCTCGCCGTGCGGGTACGGACACTCGGTTCGCAGCACGGACGTGCCCCGCCTGCAGTGCCGCCTGATCGCGGGGGGCGAGCATCACCCCCTCTCCCGCCGGGGCGAGGCCGCCGTGAAGGAGGCCGGGATCATGTACATGCCCGACTTCGCCATCAACGCGGCGGGCCTGATCGCCGCCGCCACCTCGCTGACCCCCGAGCAGGCCGCCGAGCGGGTGTACTCCACCGTCTCGCGCGTCGCCTCCGTCGCCGAGCAGTACGGCAAGGCCCCCCACGTCGTCGCCCGGC